The window aaaaactaaggGTACTCCAAGTGATTTGACAcataaacagttttattttaaatgaatgactgcaacaataaatatgtttgaatatggggagtgtatgagcatattgtgtttttgtgcatgtgtgcctttgtgtgtgtgcatgtctgtacgtgcacattcatgtgtgtgtgtgtgtgtgtgtgtgtgtgtgttcttgtttttgtgtcatatcaggacacaactctgtataatgacatgggtatgacacaggtgacttatgaggacataacccatgtcccaatttttcaaaacacttataaatcacacagaaagagtttttttttttttgagaaagtaaaaatgcagaaagtttcctgtgaggcttagggttaggtgtagggttggtgaagggccatagaatatacagtttgcacagtataaaaaccaatacacctatgggatgtccccacttttcacaaaatgtgtgtgtgtgtgtttgtgtgtgtgtgtgagcaaattAACAGACGTATGTTTATCCCCACtccagagaatgaacaaatgaaatgcattctttaCCAGTCAGAAGTTCTAGTAATTCTGTAgaattgttaaaatcacaaaaatgttcttGGTTGTATGTAAGGGGATGGTTGTAACAGTTCAAAACatgtgttacaacctacccctCCCCTGTCACCCATTGTTTAGCAAGCTGTATTAGCATGGTGCTTTGAAATTGGCAGAAGGTTGATACACCATTCTTTACTAGAGAAACTACAGTTTGACCTGATATAACTCATACAACATTATCTACAACGGTAGAAgtactaaacaaaatattatcttgttaattttttttactttctgacctCAGAATTAGATTTTCTGCTGTAGCTTAAGGAGAGATAGCAACACAGACTGGAAAACCTCCATGTGGGATTGTAAAGGAAGCCTGATGAAACTGAAATTGTCACATGACTCCTATCTTGCCCCTGATTCATGGAATTGGTAGTGTTACAACTCTCCccgtgttacaaccatccccggtCTCCTGCTGCTTAACAGGAAATATATGTAGTAAATGTATGGATTGAgagtactacacacacacacacacacacatttttttgatCACAAAGGGGAGAATGTATAGTGCCCCTAAAAAAGTCACTTGTAAGATGTTCTTAGATAATTTCACACAACAATCATCTGCTATATACCTACACTGGAACTTAAGAATTTTGCTATAACGTAACATTTGAATACATACATCTAATAGCACAATCAGTTTAACAGCAAAAACTGTAAATAGGGACATAGTTTTTTATACACGTAAATTTGTATAATTtgcaaataaacttaaattggcTGGCTTATTTGAGTTTTACTAAACCTTTACCTAAGTTTTTTATATCTGGAATCTTTTAATATAACATGTattctaaaaatacaaaagacTCACTGTTTTCTGGGCTCTCTCTTGCATTATTGAACTCTTCACTATTCTGCTTTTGTTGTTCATCAGTAACAGTGAAAATCATCATGACCTTCCAGCACCTTTCTCCAAAAATCATCTCCATTTTCTTCACTAACTCTCTCTTCTCTTCAATAGACTGCTTTGCTGGTATGACTAGGAGGAAAGCATAAGGTCTATGAGAAGACAGACGGATACAGAATTATATTTTTGGTTGTATTTCCTCTGTGGAGAGCCCAGAGCTAAACCAGTCAGGAGTGTTGATCACAGCCACCTGCCTCCCATCCACCACTCCCATATCTGCTGTGATCTTCTTCTGGATGGCTGGAGAAGTATCAGCTTGACTCCCCTCTCTACCAAATATCATCTGTTCAACTTCAGTCTTCTCACGCCCAGACATGCCCAGCAGGACAAGTGTCAGTTCTGATGCAGCTTTAGTATCTGTTTCAACTgttaaaagaatgaatcattaggGTTCAAACCAAAGTCATTATGAAACCAAAAAAAGGAATTCATTTTGACAATGAAAATGAGTCAAAAATGTGTTCAAATATACTGATACCTAAAAAGGTTTATGGATAATTTGGGTTTCTTCTTTTTCTGtatcatatataataaaaactattGAAATCAAGTACACTATATTCTATTTGTaacttattaacaaaaaaaaatgtatagtattaaaaaccttatttgaATGTAAAAATTATACTCACAGGAAGATGTTTTGGACGTCCCTGTATCTGTTCCACCCTATTGTGTCAGAAAAGAGTGATTgttctaaatatgtacgtttctTAGATATTtcagcattttacattttaatagccTGGATCTTggacaaaattaaaacattaaaatatactcAAATTATTCAATTATGTGACGTCGGTTGTGTGACGTCAAAATGTCCAATAGACGTTGCTACACTATAATCAAATACTATTGCCTTTATAACTGTCCAAATACAATGCgcttttgaacagtaatataCCCTGCTGTGTTTGTATTGAGCTACAAGTCCTTCAGATGTGTACGAAAAATGCGTCCTCTGATGTCGACATATTTAAGCCTATATTAATTAAGCATAGTTAGTCTTATGAAAATAATCTTTATGCATGAAAGGCTATATTAATAACCTACACAACAGATTATCAGGCGTGCATTTACTCAAATAAATCTAATGCgacataatatttataataactttatGGTGGATGTTGctcaataaaaacataatatctgCTGCTAGGCACCCGAACTGCCTTCCTCTCTATTTtctaaaacaataacaatttttcactttcttctttcaggcGCTCTATCATGTTCCAGtttctttcactttcactatttcAGAAACAGGATATACAAGAAAATACAGTATAATGTTCAGTGAGAAACATATAACGTCACAACTCTGCAAAGCAGGAATGTAGAGCTGCAGACGTGTAAAAATGTTGAACGCAAACTCACCACATATAGGGCGCAACTTCTCTTGTTTTGAATATGATTAAATGACCTCTTCTCTATGCAGGGGCGCTGCACCTACTtgcaagatcccgggccctatgcataggcagtcctaatgggccccctccccttgaaaatatacattccagacttttcaagggccctctcttcctttggggcaagggtaatcagtactggttttagcTCCAGTCCAGCGCCCCTGTCTCTATGTTCTATAAATAACGGTATACGTttgtaatatttgttaatatGCTAATTCTGTAATGAAAAAGATTTTAATTCTGTGTTTCTCTTGGTtagttttaaaacatacagagacCCCCTAAAGGGACATAGTGGTGGGGAAAATATGAGgtggaggaattttttttttaccagtttataCCAAAAACACTATTCGCATTATCTGGGGACCTTGTGTGATTTTGAAATTACCTGAATGTATACCTGAATTTTGTTTGTAGACATTTAAGACATAAAGATGAAACATGTTCTTATGTAGGCAAATATAAAGTAACTTAATTCAGTGGTTTTCCTGATCCTGGGATCCATCCATTTGCATATTTTGAATATCTCCCTTTTTAAACACACTTGACTAAGTTCACCAGCTCATTATGTCAGGGCTCAATGAACTCAGCTTAGTGTGACATAAAggagaaaaatacaaaatgtgcagagcgatGATTCCCAGGACCAGAATTGAGaacttgttttaatttatttaagtcAAATCATATCAAGCAGAAAAGTCACACGGTTTGATCCATCCCTTcagtctaataaaaaaaaaaagagtcctgaGACGTtgcacctgcccctttgcccctTGGTGGTGCCtctattttttttatccttttgtgaatgcctgcccatgccaaatctaaatattagtaacattttgaataataatttagccgtcaataagatgaTCCACATGACCTCacctgacgacgacgacctcCTCATCCGACGATTCGTCACGCcacacgcgcattttttaattgtcagaggatattttcaacaccgcggaagctggtaagtggtgtttcattctcagcgaagtgattttgatatttatttacttattattaatttgcaagaacgacgtgatgtgagaacatgcagatatgttgttaatattgctgtgtgtagcctgtgtGTAGAAGTAAGGTTAGCGTGCTatttgagggagaaacgtttcacaagcatcgagggcagaggcgtcatgcccattcaaagatttctgagccaagtgggttttaaatgcagcttccaaacgacaaaaaaaaaaaaaaaaaaaaaaaaaaaatagcagaataatattttttatatatttgatataatcacactgttgtgaatAGATTGTTCAGTgcagcatcagctgctaaattcaaatctgtgttcgctggctggcaATGAGCCAGAGACGTTTACAAagcttcatgataaccaatcaacggttctgttgcgcgagacgtgcagaagagtcatcactGAAAGGCAgagttttgttcacttgctcgctgactgaattatttagcaaattcttttatcagaaaaaaaatcctgatgtgcataatgtaatgtaaagtgcttcattgattttaatggtagtttttgagagtttctgaactctggctagactgaatgaaaatgttctttgataatgtaaatgttctttactctctgtaaaatgaaagtgttgaAATAAGTaacttaaaatattgttattaaaatttacattaaatgcaaattcagtcgtattaaaaatattttatggtatgatatggcacttaagtaaaaagtcggggttttatgtgtaattaatagattacactatttTTCCatatattgatcaaataacaatctataaaggtgcaaaacgcgtttacttacacgtttgagaattaagatatttcctgatatattaagcatatttggaattgttttgaataaaaaggaaaaataaataaaacataagcctatatagGTTATACAGTGCTTTCGTAGCATgactgttgtttattgttttgtatcaatatttaaggtggacttattgattaggtgcaagaataatagtgatggttaaaataatagattgatgctgaaatagtagattgtgccttgttcctagatggacagagagtggaaagtaatagatcagatgaggagatggagatagaggaagaaaaagagggaaatgtagaggcacaagtgacagaaagagcaggtaacagcaagccaggagacagacgctggtgagaaagagggaaatgtagaggcatGAGCATTTTCTATAGTTTtaactataacagctgttcttaattattctgtagaacagataAGAAAAAGCCTTCAGATTGGgagaatttaagacatttcagtttctaatcccagagttattattaggtggaaatatatatatatttttcttacttttaaacttaaaattgtctcttctaatctgtttctttttcaaaactgcatcacagcatttgctgccatatcaatacataatcatccatatcgatatGCGAAttggcaaggaatgcatcacaatatattgctgtattgctattttgaaccgcgctataaagccttgttccatgtgccccttttatactttgagcacctgcccctccaaaggtctctgcacggccctgcatAAGAGCACTTACTCTCCACTTCTCTTCCTTGTCTGGTTTCATTTCTCCACGCATGAGGATTTACCGGGGTGCGTTTCTCAAAAGCAAAGGTCATGAGTTCCgtcgttaccaatagagttcaatggAACTAACAACCAAAGTTAGCTAATGATGCTTTTAATGATGCTTTTGGAAGATGCACCAAACTAAATTTTGGATCCAAGTTCAATCTTTTTTTCTGAGATCAAAGACAATAGACAAGACCTATTGCTACAAATTCACAGTCAAGAGTCACTTAATTTCTTTATTAACATATCCATGTCAGCGAGTGATGTTACAAGGATCAGTATCATAGATTGATGTCCCAACACAATGGAACAGTAGCCCACAATCAAAATAATGCAGCTGTAATTCTATCGTCATGCTGAACTTCTCAATCTAAAGTCTCAATATTAATGTTCATGCAGGCTATGAAGCACAACAATCATCTATTTGCATGTATCTAATTAGAACTTAACACATTCTAGAGCTTATTATAGTTTAAAGTTGCAATGACACTCATCATACTAAAAAGATGCAATCTCCCAGCATCATTTTACTTCTTTGAAGATTGGTTTATTTTATTGgatcattcatttttttcaacATCTGTGGGGAAAAATGCTGATTTTTAGTTAGCAGTTAATTGTTTATACTTTCACTACTGAAGAGACCAGTTTCCACAAGTAAGCATGTAAAAAAATGTGATACTTACCATGCTTTAGGTTTTCATTCTTACTTTCTTCATCTGCATATATCAGTCTGCTTctttcagtgtactgatgaaacAAAGTGAAGAACAATTTATGGctctactgtgttttttttttttaatcagatctGCAAATCTGACCATCATTTAGGCTATTAATAATCTTATATCTCACTAAACAGTTAAATATACAGCCAGCATTACTCCTGAAAGgaggaaatatttgaaaatatcttCAATCTGTTATTGTAAGAACTCTCTGTCACAGGGGATTCTTCATAATAgttgtgtgtatattatacaaACAATATATGTAATACCTCCATGGACGATAACTGCTTTCTGAGAGGAACCTATACGGTTTCCTAACACAGTGATTAAAGCTCTTTGCTTGTGACCCAACAACAATGGGTTCAAATCCTAACCTAACTAACCTCTAACCAATTCACGGTAGAGATAGAAACTTACATAgtaccaaattgctttttttattaccaTAACTTTTCTCATATTATAGAATTAAAGCTGTACTTACTGTACTTGATTTATACGTTCCTCTATCTTTTCCTGGCCATATTGTCTGTGAAATAATACCAGCAACACTCAAGTAACAAACTATTTCAGACTTATGCTCTATGGTTATAATTAATCCTCTGAGCAACAGTTTTGTAACAACAAAgatcaataaaatgcaaaaatattttaggggcaccattttatttttgtcagttattttgtTCAGGTTTTCTCACCATCACTTTGGCAAATAACGAACAGCATCCATGTTGCAGATTTTTTGGGAAGATGTTCCATATAAAAGACGTCTGTACAATTTCAAGAAAATGCTTCAGAAGGGGAAACAAGGAATATATTATTaagtaaaattcaaataaatatttatcacTGCACAGCATTGCTTAATTTTGTCTGCATGGTCCACCCAAACATGTCCATTCAATCTGGAAAAATACACAGCCTTCTAAAATTATGCAAAACTTTATTAAAACCATCAATTTAGATTTGGCATGTCTATGTAGTAATTGAGGTGAAACGGGGACATAAACTGACCAAGTTACCAATTATAAATCATATTTGCAAAATTAGTGTTGGCACACctcaatgaattaaaaaaaaagagggaagacAATACCTGATTTTTGAAACACTGAACAATTTTTGCCAGTGCCTCATCATTCCTTTCACATGCCAACAATCCTTCATCTTCATTGAAAAGACAGTCCACTGTGAGTGTATTTCTCCTGTTTATAGATCTGCTGCTGTCTGGTACAGTTTTATAACAGTCGAATGAGTGATGGAACACCATCAAAATAGCTGGTTTGGATGCTGTTTCTATTAAACAATTAGATAAGtcaaaaatgtgtgaaaagtaTTACTCATATCTAAATAGCTAAGTAACCATCTGGTGCGCAAACTTAAAGTTACCTGAACATGTATTGAGTTCATTCAGTGCAGCATCAATGTCAGTTCCTGCCCGTGAAACAATGGGGCAGAAAACCAGAATCACATTACAATCGTCCACACTGTGCACCTCCTCCAAATAAGCTCTTTTCTTTTGGAGATGACCTAAAATCTGCTTTCGCAAATCGCCTGACTTGCCCATCTCAATTACATAGTATTTTCCTTTAAGACAAAGAACAGAATATTAAGGTGTGACTTAGAAAACCATATACCAATAagcctatttatttaatttactaatCCAAAATCTGAACTTGAATGGTTTGACCTTGATTGGGTAGGAATGGCTCAAATTTCTGGACCTGGTACGGGTacatttttctctcttctttttccTGTTGAAAAAAACCGTTCATTTGTACTGGTTTGTACGGACATCTAAAAGTAGCTTAGTCTCAGTCTTTTTTTTCACTCTTGATTATCACTTGATTGTTTGATTTTACCCTTTACATGAGGTAACCTAAGCAATTTTTAATTATCATTCAGGTGTTGCTACATGTGTACAGTGATTGAATGCATGGTCAGGTTGATTAGATTGAGGTATTCATGTTGACTATTAGCACTGTCAGCAATACAATGTCACAATTTTCAGATATCACACATTTCAGTTTCTGTTCAGAAACATATGATGTTTTCTTGTAGTTGCAAATGTAAAGCATTGTTTCTATACTGAACTAGTATGGTGTGTACCCTAAAATACCCTAAAGTACCctaaaaaggtattttaaaataagtctattaaaaaaaaagtctattaaacattttatttaaaaaaaaaaaacagcatccaCGATATCGATATTGTTGGAAGATGTGCCACATATAACAAAAAGACATCTGTACAATTTCAAGAAAATGCTTCAGAAGGGGAAACAAGGAATATATTATTaagtaaaattcaaataaatatttatcacTGCACAGCATTGCTTAATTTTGTCTGCATGGTCCAcccaaataaaatggaaaaatattttaacagtaacattttatttatttatttttgtcacagtTATTGTGTTCAGGTTTACTCACCTTTACTTTGGCAAATATCCAACAGCATCCTCGATACAGATTTCTTTTGAAGAATTGCCACATATTGCTAAAAGACGTCTGTACAGTTTCAAGAAAATGGTTCTGAAGGGGATTCAAGGAATATATTATTaagtaaaattcaaataaatatttatcacTGCACAGCATTGCTTAATTTTGGCTGCATGGTCCAcccaaataaaatggaaaaatactttaacattaacattttatttaattttgtctcAGTTATTGTGTTCAGGTTTTCTCACCGTCACTTTGGCAAATATCCGACAGCATCCACGATACAGATCTTTTGGGAAGTTGTGCCACATATAATGAAAAAATGTCTGTACAATTTCGAGAAAATGCTTCAGAAGGGGAAACAAGGAATATGTTATTAagtaaaattctaataaatatttATCACTGAACAGCATTGCTTAATTTTGTTTGCATGGTCCACCCAAATAAGATGGCAAAATATTTTAGgggcaacattttatttatttatttttatcacagtTATTGTGTTCAGGTTTTCTCACCGTCACTTTGGCAAATATCCAACAGCATCCACGATACAGATCTTTTGGGAAGATGTGCCACATATTACTAAAAGACGTCTGTACAATTTCAAGAAAATGGTTCTGAAGGGGAAACAAGCAATATATTATTaagtaaaattcaaataaatatttttcactgCACAGCATTGCTTAATTTTGTCTGCATGGTCCACCCAAACATGTCCATTCAATCTGGAAAAATACACAGCCTTCTAAAATTATGCAAAACTTTAATAACACCATCTACTTTTCTGGACCTGGtatttttctctcttctttttccTGTTGAAAAAACTGTTCATTTGTACTGGTTTGTACGGTCATCTTAgtctcagtattttttttcactCTTGATTATCACTTGATTGTTTGATTTTACCCTTTACATGAGGTAACCTAAgcaattaaaattttcatttaggTGTTGCTAGATGTGTACAGTGATTGAATGCATGGTCAGGTTGATTAGGTATTCATGTTGACTATTAGCACTGTCAGCCGACAACTGATACTTTCTATGTCACAATTTTCAGATATAACACATTTCAGTtattgttcagaaacatacaatGTTTTCTTGTAGTTgcttaaaatcaaatgtaaagcaTTGTTTCTATACTGAACTAGAATGGCGTGTTCTAGTCGAATATTAccctaaaaagtattttaaaacaattctattaaaaaaactgtatcaaacattttattaaaaataaataaataaacaatatacagCATTATAGCATTTACTCAACAAATTGCCATTAATTAATATACACACTTCAAAGGGTAAATGATcagaaaaatcattaaaacagtAAATCAGACTATATGTTGCCTTGTGCTTTTATCGCTTCCACTTTCGTTTTTACTAAAAACACcagataacataatataataagtattgtaaaatgaaataacatttttaaaatccgATAATTAGACCAAGATTTATTAAAGGAGCTGTCAAAGTTTTCGACTATGCAGACTGCATTGGGTCTACTTACCGATCCTTCTGCTCGCTGTCTCGCTGAGTAAAAGTCCTTTCACTTTGTTG of the Carassius gibelio isolate Cgi1373 ecotype wild population from Czech Republic chromosome A5, carGib1.2-hapl.c, whole genome shotgun sequence genome contains:
- the LOC128003208 gene encoding uncharacterized protein LOC128003208 isoform X3; protein product: MWHIFPKDLYRGCCWIFAKVTHFLEIVQTFFHYMWHNFPKDLYRGCCRIFAKVTEKEERKMYPYQVQKFEPFLPNQGKYYVIEMGKSGDLRKQILGHLQKKRAYLEEVHSVDDCNVILVFCPIVSRAGTDIDAALNELNTCSETASKPAILMVFHHSFDCYKTVPDSSRSINRRNTLTVDCLFNEDEGLLACERNDEALAKIVQCFKNQHFLEIVQTSFIWNIFPKNLQHGCCSLFAKVMTIWPGKDRGTYKSSTYTERSRLIYADEESKNENLKHDVEKNE
- the LOC128003208 gene encoding uncharacterized protein LOC128003208 isoform X2 gives rise to the protein MWHIFPKDLYRGCCWIFAKVTTFFHYMWHNFPKDLYRGCCRIFAKVTNHFLETVQTSFSNMWQFFKRNLYRGCCWIFAKVKEKEERKMYPYQVQKFEPFLPNQGKYYVIEMGKSGDLRKQILGHLQKKRAYLEEVHSVDDCNVILVFCPIVSRAGTDIDAALNELNTCSETASKPAILMVFHHSFDCYKTVPDSSRSINRRNTLTVDCLFNEDEGLLACERNDEALAKIVQCFKNQHFLEIVQTSFIWNIFPKNLQHGCCSLFAKVMTIWPGKDRGTYKSSTYTERSRLIYADEESKNENLKHDVEKNE
- the LOC128003208 gene encoding uncharacterized protein LOC128003208 isoform X4 gives rise to the protein MWHIFPKDLYRGCCWIFAKVTTFFHYMWHNFPKDLYRGCCRIFAKVTEKEERKMYPYQVQKFEPFLPNQGKYYVIEMGKSGDLRKQILGHLQKKRAYLEEVHSVDDCNVILVFCPIVSRAGTDIDAALNELNTCSETASKPAILMVFHHSFDCYKTVPDSSRSINRRNTLTVDCLFNEDEGLLACERNDEALAKIVQCFKNQHFLEIVQTSFIWNIFPKNLQHGCCSLFAKVMTIWPGKDRGTYKSSTYTERSRLIYADEESKNENLKHDVEKNE
- the LOC128003208 gene encoding uncharacterized protein LOC128003208 isoform X5 yields the protein MWHIFPKDLYRGCCWIFAKVTEKEERKMYPYQVQKFEPFLPNQGKYYVIEMGKSGDLRKQILGHLQKKRAYLEEVHSVDDCNVILVFCPIVSRAGTDIDAALNELNTCSETASKPAILMVFHHSFDCYKTVPDSSRSINRRNTLTVDCLFNEDEGLLACERNDEALAKIVQCFKNQHFLEIVQTSFIWNIFPKNLQHGCCSLFAKVMTIWPGKDRGTYKSSTYTERSRLIYADEESKNENLKHDVEKNE
- the LOC128003208 gene encoding uncharacterized protein LOC128003208 isoform X1; amino-acid sequence: MWHIFPKDLYRGCCWIFAKVTHFLEIVQTFFHYMWHNFPKDLYRGCCRIFAKVTNHFLETVQTSFSNMWQFFKRNLYRGCCWIFAKVKEKEERKMYPYQVQKFEPFLPNQGKYYVIEMGKSGDLRKQILGHLQKKRAYLEEVHSVDDCNVILVFCPIVSRAGTDIDAALNELNTCSETASKPAILMVFHHSFDCYKTVPDSSRSINRRNTLTVDCLFNEDEGLLACERNDEALAKIVQCFKNQHFLEIVQTSFIWNIFPKNLQHGCCSLFAKVMTIWPGKDRGTYKSSTYTERSRLIYADEESKNENLKHDVEKNE